From the Limosilactobacillus panis genome, one window contains:
- a CDS encoding ATP-dependent Clp protease ATP-binding subunit encodes MAQNPMDPFNSDMNDIFNQLMGGMNGYNSENRRYMINGREVTPEEFAQYRQTGKLPGGAAPQQGDRPGQQPTNGKGSILQKLGRNLTEEARQGKLDPVIGRNKEIQETAEILSRRTKNNPVLVGDAGVGKTAVVEGLAQAIVDGNVPAAIKDKEIISIDISGLEAGTQYRGSFEENMQKLIDEVKKAGNVILFFDEIHQIIGAGSTGSDSGSKGMADIIKPALSRGEITVIGATTQDEYRNTIMKDAALARRFNPVTVNAPSKADTVAILKGIRDLYERHHNVKLPDDVLKAAVDYSVQYMPQRSLPDKAIDLIDMTAAHLAAKHPAHDAKQIEKEIKAQEKKQKDAAAKEDYKAAQAAKDKISDLKKQLGQNSEDEKVTATPEDVANAVEQMTGIPVSKIGASDVERLKDMDKRLEGKVIGQDEAVEAVARAIRRNRAGFDEGDQPIGSFLFVGPTGVGKTELAKQLALDMFGSKNDIIRLDMSEYSDRTAVSKLIGTTAGYVGYDDNSNTLTEKVRRHPYSIILLDEIEKANPQVITLLLQVLDDGRLTDGQGNTIDFKNTIIIATSNAGYSNDAPVKLGNDEDEEDLIKKLTNYFRPEFLNRFNAIVEFHSLTKDNLQKIVDLMLADVNKTLAKKDMDVKVTPTAKKYLIDEGYDKAMGARPLRRVIEREIRDKVTDYYLDHLDVKHLVAEMQDGKLVIVDAKDAAKDDSDQYTPKADEDKDDKKEEK; translated from the coding sequence AAAACCGGCGTTACATGATCAATGGCCGGGAGGTAACACCAGAAGAATTCGCTCAGTATCGGCAAACGGGTAAGTTGCCTGGCGGTGCCGCTCCACAACAAGGCGACCGTCCAGGTCAACAGCCAACCAACGGTAAGGGAAGCATTCTCCAAAAGCTCGGGCGGAACTTAACCGAAGAAGCACGCCAGGGCAAGCTTGATCCGGTAATCGGCCGGAACAAGGAAATCCAAGAGACGGCTGAAATCTTGAGTCGGCGGACAAAGAACAACCCGGTTCTTGTCGGCGATGCTGGTGTTGGTAAGACGGCCGTTGTCGAAGGCTTAGCACAAGCAATTGTTGACGGTAACGTTCCTGCCGCCATTAAGGATAAGGAAATCATCAGTATTGACATTTCCGGTCTGGAAGCAGGAACCCAATACCGGGGCAGCTTCGAAGAGAACATGCAAAAGCTGATTGACGAAGTTAAGAAGGCCGGTAACGTCATCCTCTTCTTCGATGAAATCCACCAAATCATCGGGGCTGGTTCTACTGGTTCCGACAGTGGTTCTAAAGGGATGGCTGACATTATCAAGCCAGCACTGTCACGGGGTGAAATTACCGTGATCGGTGCAACGACCCAGGATGAATACCGGAACACGATTATGAAGGATGCTGCCTTAGCACGGCGGTTTAATCCGGTAACGGTTAACGCCCCAAGCAAGGCTGACACGGTTGCTATCCTGAAAGGTATTCGGGACCTGTACGAACGTCACCACAATGTCAAGTTGCCAGATGACGTCTTGAAGGCAGCGGTGGACTACTCCGTCCAGTACATGCCACAACGTTCCCTTCCTGACAAGGCCATTGACCTGATTGATATGACTGCTGCTCACCTGGCTGCAAAACACCCAGCCCACGATGCAAAGCAGATTGAAAAGGAAATCAAGGCCCAAGAAAAGAAGCAAAAGGACGCCGCTGCTAAGGAAGACTACAAGGCTGCCCAGGCTGCTAAGGACAAGATTAGTGACCTGAAGAAGCAACTGGGTCAAAACTCCGAAGACGAGAAGGTTACGGCAACTCCAGAAGACGTTGCTAATGCCGTTGAACAAATGACTGGTATCCCGGTATCCAAGATTGGGGCCAGCGATGTTGAACGTCTGAAGGACATGGACAAGCGGCTTGAAGGCAAGGTTATCGGCCAAGACGAAGCCGTGGAAGCAGTTGCTCGGGCCATCCGGCGGAACCGGGCCGGCTTCGATGAAGGGGACCAACCAATTGGCAGCTTCCTCTTCGTTGGACCAACTGGTGTCGGAAAGACTGAATTGGCTAAGCAATTGGCCCTCGACATGTTCGGTTCCAAGAACGACATCATCCGTTTGGACATGTCTGAATACTCTGACAGGACAGCCGTTTCTAAGCTGATTGGGACAACTGCCGGTTACGTGGGCTACGATGACAACTCCAACACCTTGACGGAAAAGGTTCGTCGGCACCCGTACTCCATCATCCTGCTTGATGAAATTGAAAAGGCTAACCCACAAGTGATTACCCTCCTTCTTCAAGTATTGGACGATGGTCGGCTGACTGATGGCCAAGGGAACACCATCGACTTCAAGAACACAATCATCATTGCAACTTCTAACGCCGGCTACTCCAACGACGCACCGGTAAAGCTGGGCAATGACGAGGACGAAGAAGACTTGATCAAGAAGTTGACTAACTACTTCCGTCCTGAATTCTTGAACCGGTTCAACGCCATTGTTGAATTCCACAGCCTGACTAAGGACAACCTCCAAAAGATCGTTGACCTGATGCTGGCTGACGTTAACAAGACTTTGGCTAAGAAGGACATGGACGTTAAGGTTACCCCAACTGCTAAGAAGTACCTGATTGACGAAGGTTACGACAAGGCAATGGGTGCTCGTCCACTGCGCCGGGTTATCGAACGGGAAATCCGTGATAAGGTAACGGATTACTACCTTGACCACCTTGACGTCAAGCACCTGGTTGCCGAAATGCAAGATGGTAAGTTAGTCATCGTTGACGCTAAGGACGCTGCAAAAGACGACAGCGACCAATACACGCCAAAGGCTGACGAAGACAAGGACGACAAGAAAGAAGAAAAGTAA